The following coding sequences lie in one Spinacia oleracea cultivar Varoflay chromosome 1, BTI_SOV_V1, whole genome shotgun sequence genomic window:
- the LOC110803327 gene encoding serine/arginine-rich splicing factor RSZ22 isoform X2, translating into MSRVYVGNLDPRVTERELEDEFRVFGVIRSVWVARRPPGYAFIDFDDTRDAKDAIHALDGKNGWRVELSHNSRGGGGGRGGGRGGGGGRGGSDLKCYECGEPGHFARECRLRVGGGGGGGGGRRRSRSPRYRRSPSYGRRSYSPRGRSPPPRRRSPSPRGRSYSRSPAPYRAREELPYANGNGVRERRRSRS; encoded by the exons ATGTCGCGTGTATACGTTGGAAACTTGGATCCACGGGTGACTGAGCGAGAGCTTGAAGACGAGTTTCGTGTTTTCGGAGTTATTCGAAG TGTTTGGGTTGCTAGAAGACCTCCTGGCTATGCATTCATTGATTTTGATGATACTAGGGACGCCAAAGATGCCATTCATGCATTAGATG GTAAAAATGGCTGGAGAGTTGAGCTTTCACACAATTCTAGAGGTGGGGGTGGCGGTCGTGGTGGTGGGCGAGGAGGAGGTGGTGGGCGAGGTGGGTCTGATTTGAAGTGTTATGAGTGTGGCGAGCCTGGTCATTTCGCTCGTGAATGCCGTTTAcgtgttggtggtggtggtggtggtggagggggaAGGCGACGCAGCCGTAGTCCAAGATACAGGAGGAGCCCAAGTTATGGTAGGAG GAGCTACAGTCCCCGTGGTAGATCTCCACCTCCACGCCGTCGCAGTCCCTCACCTCGTGGAAGAAGCTACAGCAGGTCACCAGCTCCTTATCGTGCTCGTGAGGAACTGCCTTATGCAAACGG AAATGGTGTCAGGGAGAGACGTCGCAGCAGGAGCTGA
- the LOC110803345 gene encoding vacuolar fusion protein MON1 homolog, translating into MASDSTSSSSDSAYDSAADHNPNSDTPINNHDSAIDDHLTSLTLTPLDEDLAPEKEREIEETDQTPMPEIGVTEVEEEAADVLASEVVVEEERESNSVSATGDVGLAWREEEVEAPASPGSSGYAGERGSSNASSASGIEEIGEDQVAERDGGLVNGVADSQPAWIPGKRHVNEDDTSILWRRRKKHFFILSHSGKPIYSRYGDEHKLAGFSATLQAIISFVENGGDRVKLVRAGKHQVVFLVKGPIYLVCISCTEEPYESLRGQLELLYGQMILILTKSVNRCFEKNAKFDMTPLLGGTDAVFSSLIHSFSWNPATFLHAYTCLPLAYPTRQAAGAILQDVADSGVLFAILMCKHKVVSLVGAEKASLHPDDMLLLSNFVMSSESFRTSESFSPICLPKYNSMAFLYAYVQYLDVNTYLMLLTTRSDAFYHLKECRASIEAVFLKSNVLSEVQRSMLDGGMHIEDLPVDPSSRSGSASSHLGQHSPERFRDTYTSLGGPCGLWHFIYRSIYLDQYVSSEFSAPINTPQQQKRLYRAYQKIYASMHDKGFGPNKTQFRRDDNYVLLCWVTQDFELYAAFDPLADKAMAIKTCNRVCQWVKDVENEIFLLGASPFSW; encoded by the exons atggCCTCCGATTCCACTTCTTCATCATCGGACTCCGCCTACGACTCCGCCGCTGATCACAACCCTAACTCCGATACTCCAATCAATAACCATGATTCTGCCATTGATGATCACCTCACTTCACTCACATTAACCCCCCTTGATGAAGACCTCGCAccggagaaagagagagaaattgaaGAGACTGACCAAACTCCAATGCCGGAAATTGGTGTTACAGAGGTAGAGGAGGAGGCAGCGGATGTTCTCGCCAGTGAAGTGGTggtggaggaggagagagaaagtaattcGGTGAGTGCAACTGGCGATGTCGGCTTGGCGTGGAGAGAGGAGGAAGTGGAAGCTCCTGCAAGTCCTGGCAGCAGTGGGTATGCTGGGGAGAGAGGTAGCAGTAATGCTAGCAGTGCATCTGGGATTGAGGAGATTGGTGAAGATCAAGTGGCAGAGAGAGATGGAGGTTTGGTCAATGGCGTAGCTGATTCGCAACCAGCTTGGATTCCAGGCAAGCGACATGTCAATGAG GATGACACCTCTATTTTATGGAGGAGAAGGAAAAAACACTTTTTCATTCTTAGTCACTCTGGGAAACCTATATATTCCAG GTATGGTGATGAACATAAGCTTGCTGGGTTTTCAGCGACATTGCAAGCTATAATTTCTTTTGTTGAGAATGG AGGTGATCGTGTCAAGTTGGTACGGGCAGGAAAGCATCAG GTGGTTTTTCTTGTGAAGGGGCCTATTTATTTGGTCTGTATAAGCTGTACAGAGGAACCTTATGAGTCATTAAGGGGACAGTTAGAGCTGCTTTATGGTCAG ATGATCCTTATTTTGACAAAGTCTGTGAACAGATGCTTTGAAAAGAATGCAAAGTTTGATATGACACCTTTGCTTGGTGGAACAGATGCTGTTTTTTCATCTCTCATCCATTCCTTCAGTTG GAACCCAGCTACTTTTCTGCATGCGTATACATGCCTGCCTCTTGCTTATCCAACAAGGCAAGCTGCAGGTGCCATATTGCAAGATGTTGCAGATTCAGGGGTCTTATTTGCGATATTGATGTGTAAACACAAG GTTGTTAGTCTTGTTGGGGCAGAAAAGGCTTCTCTTCATCCAGATGATATGCTGCTGTTGTCAAATTTTGTCATGTCATCGGAGTCATTCAG GACATCTGAGTCTTTCTCCCCAATTTGCTTGCCAAAATATAACTCCATGGCCTTTCTATATGCATATGTACAATATTTGGAT GTAAATACATACTTGATGTTGCTCACCACTCGCTCAGATGCTTTTTACCATCTCAAAGAGTGCAG GGCAAGTATCGAGGCTGTTTTTCTTAAATCAAATGTGCTTAGTGAGGTCCAAAGATCTATGCTAGATGGCGGGATGCATATTGAGGATTTACCTGTGGATCCATCTTCTCGATCTGGTTCTGCATCTTCCCATTTAGGCCAACATTCTCCAGAGAGATTCAGGGATACATACACTAGTCTTGGTGGTCCTTGTGGACTATGGCATTTTATATATCGCAGTATTTACTTAGATCAGTATGTATCTTCAGAGTTCTCAGCCCCTATCAACACTCCACAGCAACAGAAAAG ATTATATAGAGCATACCAGAAGATATACGCCTCCATGCATGATAAAGGATTTGGTCCCAACAAGACCCAGTTTCGGCGAGATGACAATTATG TCCTACTTTGCTGGGTGACACAAGATTTTGAGCTTTATGCCGCATTTGATCCCCTTGCTGACAAG GCTATGGCAATCAAGACCTGCAATCGTGTTTGTCAGTGGGTAAAAGACGTAGAAAATGAGATCTTCTTGCTAGGAGCAAGCCCTTTCTCGTGGTGA
- the LOC110803323 gene encoding probable cyclic nucleotide-gated ion channel 14, with the protein MDSKRHKQVSFYENGNQSFNNSYSSWGVSSEKSSNAATPAYKQTTPLISSRVGINRIGSGINRIGEAFKLPTFRVFTRNGVDGPWKQDEPWWNRTLDPSSEVVLLWNRIFLVACLVALFVDPLFFYLPEVDTPNNSFCMSRNVPLGAVVTFFRTLADFLYMLHVFVRFRTAFVAPSSRVFGRGELVLDRKEIARRYIRSGFFIDLIAALPLPQIVIWFIIPAIKLSKSRSTYNALQLIVFFQYIPRFYLIFPLSAEIIKSAGVVTKTAWAGAAYNLMFYMLASHILGAAWYLVSVERYSACWKTACRHEKAPVDCLLKYLDCSTKDDGDRIIWANSTQVFSTCDPNNPNSTFEYGIFVNAILKDIVSDNFMDKYFYCLWWGLQQLSSYGQNLESSTYAWETLICIFIAIIGLVLFSLLIGNMQTYLQSITSRLEEWRLRRRDTEEWMKHRQLPPHLRVRVRRFVQYKWLATRGVNEEAILTSLPIDLRRDIQSHLCLDLVRRVPFFASMDNQLLDAICERLRSSLNTAGTFIVREGDPVTEMLFIIRGKLDSSTTNGGRSGFFNSILLRPGDFCGEELLAWALLPNAANFPSSTRTVKAIEEVEAFSLQAEDLKFVANQFRRLHSKKLQHTFRYYSHHWRTWGACFIQAAWRRFKKRKMTQSLSSRESFSGSFTQSSSFSQYDNVEFESQERAPDDNNNGETATSSQAIQQLGVTLLAKRFAGNARKGAQRGREIELPKMIKPQDPDFFSDP; encoded by the exons ATGGATTCCAAAAGGCATAAGCAAGTAAG TTTTTATGAAAATGGAAATCAGAGCTTCAATAATAGTTATTCTTCATGGGGAGTGTCATCAGAAAAATCATCAAATGCAGCCACACCAGCATACAAACAGACAACTCCATTAATAAGCAGCCGTGTAGGGATTAACAGAATAGGGAGTGGCATAAACAGAATAGGGGAAGCTTTCAAGTTACCTACCTTCAGAGTATTCACAAGAAATGGAGTTGATGGACCTTGGAAACAAGATGAACCATGGTGGAATAGGACCTTGGATCCATCAAGTGAGGTGGTCTTATTATGGAACCGTATTTTCTTGGTGGCGTGTCTTGTGGCACTCTTTGTTGATCCATTGTTCTTTTACCTTCCTGAAGTTGATACCCCAAACAATTCCTTCTGTATGTCAAGGAATGTGCCTTTGGGTGCTGTTGTCACCTTTTTTCGTACACTTGCTGAttttttatacatgttacatgTCTTTGTGAGGTTCCGTACAGCTTTTGTAGCACCTAGCTCTCGCGTCTTTGGAAGAGGTGAACTTGTATTAGATAGGAAGGAGATTGCAAGAAGGTATATCAGATCAGGTTTCTTCATTGATCTCATTGCAGCATTACCTCTTCCCCAG ATTGTGATATGGTTTATAATTCCAGCAATTAAGCTGTCTAAATCAAGAAGCACCTATAATGCACTCCAATTGATTGTTTTCTTCCAATATATTCCACGGTTTTATCTGATATTCCCGCTGAGTGCTGAGATTATAAAGTCTGCTGGTGTTGTCACGAAAACAGCCTGGGCAGGAGCTGCTTATAATCTCATGTTCTACATGTTGGCTAGTCAT ATTTTAGGGGCGGCTTGGTATCTAGTATCTGTAGAAAGGTACTCAGCATGTTGGAAGACAGCCTGTAGACATGAAAAAGCCCCTGTGGATTGCCTTCTCAAATACTTGGATTGCAGTACTAAAGATGATGGTGATCGTATCATTTGGGCTAATAGCACCCAAGTGTTCTCTACGTGTGATCCTAATAACCCGAATAGTACTTTTGAGTATGGGATATTTGTAAATGCAATACTGAAAGATATTGTCTCAGACAATTTCATGGACAAGTACTTCTATTGTTTGTGGTGGGGATTACAACAGTTGAG TTCATATGGACAGAATTTGGAATCAAGCACATACGCCTGGGAAACCTTAATCTGCATTTTCATTGCCATAATCGGTCTGGTTCTGTTTTCCCTCTTAATCGGTAACATGCAG ACCTATCTGCAATCTATCACTTCGAGGCTGGAGGAATGGAGGCTTAGGAGGCGGGACACTGAGGAGTGGATGAAACATCGCCAGCTCCCTCCTCACCTACGAGTAAGAGTGAGACGGTTTGTTCAGTACAAGTGGCTGGCAACCCGAGGTGTTAATGAAGAAGCAATTCTAACTTCCTTGCCTATAGATCTACGCCGTGATATCCAAAGCCATCTGTGCTTGGATCTTGTTCGCCGA GTCCCTTTTTTTGCTTCAATGGATAATCAACTACTGGATGCCATATGTGAGCGACTTAGATCTTCGCTAAATACTGCAGGCACTTTCATTGTTCGCGAGGGTGATCCTGTTACAGAAATGCTCTTTATAATAAGAGGGAAACTAGACAGCTCAACCACAAATGGAGGACGATCAGGATTTTTCAATTCCATCTTATTAAGACCAGGAGACTTCTGTGGTGAAGAGCTTCTTGCATGGGCCCTACTTCCAAATGCTGCTAATTTCCCGTCTTCCACAAGAACTGTTAAAGCAATAGAGGAAGTAGAAGCTTTTTCATTACAAGCAGAAGACCTCAAATTCGTGGCAAATCAGTTTAGGCGTCTTCACAGTAAAAAGCTACAACACACTTTCCGTTACTATTCTCACCACTGGCGAACTTGGGGAGCCTGCTTTATTCAAGCTGCTTGGAGACGGTTTAAGAAGAGAAAAATGACTCAAAGCTTAAGTTCTAGAGAATCATTTTCGGGTTCTTTTACTCAGTCGAGTTCATTTTCACAATATGATAATGTTGAGTTTGAAAGCCAAGAACGAGCCCCTGATGACAATAATAATGGTGAAACAGCAACTTCATCTCAAGCTATCCAACAGCTCGGAGTCACTCTTTTGGCAAAAAGATTTGCAGGCAATGCGCGAAAAGGTGCACAAAGAGGCAGGGAAATTGAGTTGCCTAAGATGATTAAGCCTCAAGATCCTGACTTCTTTTCTGACCCTTAA
- the LOC110803324 gene encoding UDP-galactose/UDP-glucose transporter 7 isoform X2, giving the protein MEVLPDVEATQYLSLFAALSYGATSMAMVFLNKAILMEYSYSMTLLTVQQIATALLIHTGRVMGYTKAKALSMDTAKKLLWVSLFYNANVAFALASLKGVNIPMYIAIKRLTPLAVLVAGFFSGKKRPSRQVSLSVILTAVGVLIAALGDFSFDLFGYSLALISVFFQTMYLVLVEKSGAEDGLSSVEIMFYNSFLSIPVLLFLIVATKEFPDSLSLLFAKSSSLSFLVILTTSLIMGIALNFTMFLCTIVNSALTTTIVGVLKGVGSTTLGFVLLGGVEVHALNVSGLVINTAGGIWYSYAKYHEKRKKLPKTTLDVEAHRK; this is encoded by the exons ATGGAAGTTCTTCCTGATGTTGAGGCCACTCAATATTTGAG TTTATTTGCTGCCTTGTCTTATGGAGCAACTTCAATGGCTATGGTCTTCCTCAACAAGGCAATCCTCATGGAATACTCGTACTCAATGACTCTCCTGACAGTCCAG CAAATTGCAACTGCTCTGCTTATTCACACCGGTCGTGTGATGGGATACACAAAGGCCAAGGCTTTGAGCATGGATACTGCTAAGAAGCTTCTTTGGGTGTCACTTTTCTACAATGCCAATGTAGCCTTTGCTTTAGCAAGCTTGAAAGGAGTTAACATTCCCATGTATATTGCGATCAAACGACTTACGCCGCTTGCTGTACTGGTGGCTGGATTCTTTTCAGGGAAGAAAAGACCTTCAAGACAG GTCAGTCTTTCAGTGATTCTCACAGCTGTTGGGGTACTTATTGCAGCACTTGGAGATTTTTCCTTTGATCTTTTTGGTTACAGCTTGGCATTAATTTCTGTCTTTTTTCAG ACAATGTACTTAGTCTTAGTTGAGAAATCTGGTGCAGAAGATGGGCTTTCATCGGTGGAGATTATGTTCTATAACAGCTTTTTATCAATTCCAGTTCTTCTGTTTCTCATTGTAGCAACAAAAGAGTTTCCTGATTCATTATCTTTGTTGTTTGCCAAG AGTTCTTCCCTGTCGTTTTTGGTGATCCTTACTACTTCTCTAATCATGGGAATTGCTCTCAACTTCACCATGTTCCTGTGCACAATAGTCAACTCTGCTCTGACAACAACTATTGTTGGAGTTCTGAAAGGTGTTGGATCAACG ACCCTTGGATTTGTGTTGCTGGGAGGAGTAGAAGTACATGCTCTGAATGTGAGTGGATTGGTTATCAACACTGCAGGAGGCATCTGGTATTCTTACGCTAAATACCACGAGAAGAGAAAGAAACTACCTAAGACGACTCTTGATGTGGAGGCACATCGAAAATAA
- the LOC110803324 gene encoding UDP-galactose/UDP-glucose transporter 7 isoform X1: MLERADTPLHMESTRLFAALSYGATSMAMVFLNKAILMEYSYSMTLLTVQQIATALLIHTGRVMGYTKAKALSMDTAKKLLWVSLFYNANVAFALASLKGVNIPMYIAIKRLTPLAVLVAGFFSGKKRPSRQVSLSVILTAVGVLIAALGDFSFDLFGYSLALISVFFQTMYLVLVEKSGAEDGLSSVEIMFYNSFLSIPVLLFLIVATKEFPDSLSLLFAKSSSLSFLVILTTSLIMGIALNFTMFLCTIVNSALTTTIVGVLKGVGSTTLGFVLLGGVEVHALNVSGLVINTAGGIWYSYAKYHEKRKKLPKTTLDVEAHRK, translated from the exons ATGTTGGAGCGCGCAGACACTCCACTCCACATGGAATCAACGCG TTTATTTGCTGCCTTGTCTTATGGAGCAACTTCAATGGCTATGGTCTTCCTCAACAAGGCAATCCTCATGGAATACTCGTACTCAATGACTCTCCTGACAGTCCAG CAAATTGCAACTGCTCTGCTTATTCACACCGGTCGTGTGATGGGATACACAAAGGCCAAGGCTTTGAGCATGGATACTGCTAAGAAGCTTCTTTGGGTGTCACTTTTCTACAATGCCAATGTAGCCTTTGCTTTAGCAAGCTTGAAAGGAGTTAACATTCCCATGTATATTGCGATCAAACGACTTACGCCGCTTGCTGTACTGGTGGCTGGATTCTTTTCAGGGAAGAAAAGACCTTCAAGACAG GTCAGTCTTTCAGTGATTCTCACAGCTGTTGGGGTACTTATTGCAGCACTTGGAGATTTTTCCTTTGATCTTTTTGGTTACAGCTTGGCATTAATTTCTGTCTTTTTTCAG ACAATGTACTTAGTCTTAGTTGAGAAATCTGGTGCAGAAGATGGGCTTTCATCGGTGGAGATTATGTTCTATAACAGCTTTTTATCAATTCCAGTTCTTCTGTTTCTCATTGTAGCAACAAAAGAGTTTCCTGATTCATTATCTTTGTTGTTTGCCAAG AGTTCTTCCCTGTCGTTTTTGGTGATCCTTACTACTTCTCTAATCATGGGAATTGCTCTCAACTTCACCATGTTCCTGTGCACAATAGTCAACTCTGCTCTGACAACAACTATTGTTGGAGTTCTGAAAGGTGTTGGATCAACG ACCCTTGGATTTGTGTTGCTGGGAGGAGTAGAAGTACATGCTCTGAATGTGAGTGGATTGGTTATCAACACTGCAGGAGGCATCTGGTATTCTTACGCTAAATACCACGAGAAGAGAAAGAAACTACCTAAGACGACTCTTGATGTGGAGGCACATCGAAAATAA
- the LOC110803327 gene encoding serine/arginine-rich splicing factor RSZ22A isoform X1, giving the protein MSRVYVGNLDPRVTERELEDEFRVFGVIRSVWVARRPPGYAFIDFDDTRDAKDAIHALDGKNGWRVELSHNSRGGGGGRGGGRGGGGGRGGSDLKCYECGEPGHFARECRLRVGGGGGGGGGRRRSRSPRYRRSPSYGRSRSYSPRGRSPPPRRRSPSPRGRSYSRSPAPYRAREELPYANGNGVRERRRSRS; this is encoded by the exons ATGTCGCGTGTATACGTTGGAAACTTGGATCCACGGGTGACTGAGCGAGAGCTTGAAGACGAGTTTCGTGTTTTCGGAGTTATTCGAAG TGTTTGGGTTGCTAGAAGACCTCCTGGCTATGCATTCATTGATTTTGATGATACTAGGGACGCCAAAGATGCCATTCATGCATTAGATG GTAAAAATGGCTGGAGAGTTGAGCTTTCACACAATTCTAGAGGTGGGGGTGGCGGTCGTGGTGGTGGGCGAGGAGGAGGTGGTGGGCGAGGTGGGTCTGATTTGAAGTGTTATGAGTGTGGCGAGCCTGGTCATTTCGCTCGTGAATGCCGTTTAcgtgttggtggtggtggtggtggtggagggggaAGGCGACGCAGCCGTAGTCCAAGATACAGGAGGAGCCCAAGTTATGGTAGGAG CAGGAGCTACAGTCCCCGTGGTAGATCTCCACCTCCACGCCGTCGCAGTCCCTCACCTCGTGGAAGAAGCTACAGCAGGTCACCAGCTCCTTATCGTGCTCGTGAGGAACTGCCTTATGCAAACGG AAATGGTGTCAGGGAGAGACGTCGCAGCAGGAGCTGA